The genomic DNA ataaaaatgaaattaacaaAGATTATTCtgttatataacaataaaggAGAGGTAAAAGAGTGGTGTAGTTTCGACAGTTCAAGTtttcttatcaaaattatttcaaagaacaTTGGAAATTTAATTGTACGAATTCATATATTACCATAGAAATAACGTCGTCACTAAAATCAGTGACCATAACGACATTTAccttattttgtaatatagaAATTCGTGATATTACACGAGGCGCATACCGCGAACAGTTGGACAACATCGCGGCCATTCtcagatagaaaattatactCGGGTGTACGTCTTGTGATGGTAGCACAAGCACATCGAAAAAACTGAGAAATCAAATATctagagagaaatatttagaGTTTGCGTAGTAATACTAAAAGTTGATTGGTCGATTTTATTTGTGCgctaaattttaaaaaatcactTCAATGTATCatcgtataaaaatgatacaatttgatacttttaaaaatatgaatatatttaaattgtgTATTGCaatctctctttacttttaataaattgttttaataatgttctttttcttgcatttgcagtattttttatatatatagtgaaatTGCAGTATGATAATAGGCAAAATGATTCAtggaaatgataaatataaattaaatatatacactctctcttgtaagtatatatatacttacaatattattacatctttttaatcaaataacttttaaattaaatatattgcatATCTGACAGTAATGCAAAAGACATTCAATTTATAAatgcaatatattattaatctgatcctatatttgtttttgaatAGGTACACGCTACAGTATGAAAgtctatttacatatatatatattatttaaaatattctctgtacataaaatacatgaaatacaagttcgtataatttttaattatctgtctatattttgttcattttttttttttNNNNNNNNNNttttttttcttaaattagtTTGATGTTAATGATGAGACTTAATATATTCATCATATACTATTTCACAAactgttttataatttctaataaattataagtctaataaaaaaaaaaaaagaaaagaaaacctgACACGcgtaaagatatattataatgaagaggcaaatgtaaaatatgattacgatataaataaagattaaaaaaaaaatcaaaatacctAAATTGGGAAATGCATGTTCAAATGACTAAATTTTGTAAGAaatgatagatatattaatttcattttgtagAACACAGTATTAAGGAACGTCAATGAAAATGTACATCAGTGACGTAATGAACGTCAATGACGTAATGAACGTCAATGTTACATATTCATGTATTTAGTACCGATATGtttctatgaaatattaattgtaatatttaatgttttttcaatgtattctattaattaatcgttttaatagTCAAGTAAATTATTCCTCACACGTATGGAATTAttatggaaataataatatacaaataagtTATATATGGTAAATTTTTTCATGAGGTAGATGCATCAACCCCAATTGaatttctgttttatataatcttaatTTCCAAATTCTTTACATACCcctattttataatatcgcagattttaaaatatttaaaatcgtttctctatttcaagatcttcttttacttttctcaaCAATATGGTTTATTATAGCTATAGGTAAATATTATAGTTGAGCAAAAAAGTTCTGGAAATTATTTCACttcaaacgtttttttttttctgttaaaaatgtatattttttccgAATCTATAAAATACTATTAGAAGTAGAGTagtaaaagaattataagatGTATTGATATACAAAGgaatgatttttaatcgaattaaacaAAGTAATTTATGTGATATTTGTTATCTGAATGATACCtaatattgcaataataaattttatacagcTGCATTCTTCATAATGCATATACTTTCCATATTCCATTCTTGAGGAATAAATTCtctattatttacaatttttacagAAACTTCTATTCTTGCTGCTAAATTGTATGTACCAGGAGCTGATAATATAGCTTGCAATTTTATAGTATTCTGTGCGAGAGACTCTATGCAACAATTAATCGCTGAATGAcaaatatatcgaaagtttGTCGAAGCATGTGGTGAATAAAGTTGAGTCTTAATACTTGGAAGTTGAGTATCACTGTGaagtaaaaaaatcaattaaaatataattcgatgaataagtaatgtatatgtatgtgcctTTAAATGTTTAATAGTCAAATATTTACCTGCTAGTTCCAATGGTGTTTATTCTGACATCTATTTTTGATTGGAGAtgattttgtatatacattgtaACTGGTATAATGCAAAGTCTATTTTCTCTAAAATTATGCTCGCCTTGCCTGAGATGActtaaagaaaatgttattatatttttacagaacATAGTTGCATTCGTTTGAAGATCAATTCCTAGAAATTGTTCTTTATTATGCGTAATCGATAAATCTGGTATATTCCTATCTGGTCCAAATATCTTCAAACGTCCACAATATTCACTTTGTTCTACTTGCATTTCTTTTGGATATTTGTAAACTtgattcaaatatttcatgtcAATATGATGCTGACCAATTGCTTGCCTAACAACATAaccattttctattattttatttttccatctaACAATTAAAGCCGAATTCATCATCATAGTGTTTAGAAGAGGATCATTATCCTTTTGATTAATTTCTTGAAGTTGCAATTGCATATCAGCTGCATTCTCATGTATATCTAATGgtaaaatatatctcttttgTACAAAATTCATGAATGGATAAGCTATTTCCGATATTTCATCACTCTTATTATCTTCTATTATTGATACATTAGAGAATATTGCTGtgttatcaaattttttttgtaatttaaacaataaatgaAACATCTCTTGTGGGTGTACTATAATATTAGATGGAAGGACAGATGATCTAAATATTGACCAAGTATCACTTTGGCAAGATACAgctaatattgaaatttcatttgttataGTATCATGAATCTGATTCATGTTTTTTACAGACATTTTCATATTCAATGTCGGTAAAGTATCTTTAAATACTGCACTTCTGGATGCGATTGCTTTGATTTGTATTGAATCCAATACTTCCAAGTGCCACGTATGTCTGCATAATCTGTGTCTTGGAATACTTTCAGAGTCAACATTTTCATAATAGAAAAGTAAATCTAATCTATGACTTCCCTTTTTATGAGGTGCTTGAATCCACAGTGGCATCTTATGAACATCACCtacgtttaaaatattatttttatctgaaGGTAGCAAAATTTTTGTTACAGCTTTATTGCTTTTCTTCAATGAATGTTCtggaaatgatatatatacttataatttcattgattaatatcttaaataaattataaacacgcacacacacacattgaACAtcgaagtataaaaaaaaaatttaccatCAAGTATATCTTCATTTCCTAATGAAAATAACTTAGCATTGACACAAGtaacataaatatttgttaatggTGCATTTCCTATATTCTTTAGAGTTACTTCAACCTTTTGTATTTCTCCACAAAACATTTCTGATGATAATTTGCTAAAATGGATCTGTAAACATAATTTAGTTCGGTCGAAcgttagaataatataataagtaaaataagtGATTTCTTTACCTGTATATATGGAGCTTTTTTGATGACATTCATTTCTAATCTATAATCCACAGCATACATTTGTATGCCtggtttttctttaatattttttaatttaggaCCTTTAATTTCAAACAATCGTTTTCCAGCAACAAAAATTGTCGGATTCATAACAAGTGGATCTAGCGTTGCATGAACTGGATTAGACATGTTGTACTTCAAACCCAAGACTTTTACCTGTCCTACTTGCTTAGGTGTGAGAGATAATACAATACGTTGTTTACAAACTGGATGTAACATTATTGAATTGATTACTTGTGTATCAACCAGTTCTGATTCCGACGTTTCCGAATTTGTTTCATTTGTAATAGTATTATTGACGCTAGTAAATGACCACAATAAAGTTACGTTGGATAATGGTAATGATATATGCAGTGGATTATGTAATTCAATAGAAAAATGCACTGGCTCATTCAAGACAGCATTTGGTTTGACAgtattattacttatactCGAATACAATATAATGGATGGCTTAAATATCATAGGTTGTGTTCCCTGAGCTTCGGTTATAAgtatttcttccatttttgaCCATCTAACATCGTCTGTATCTTCATCGTCTAGCGATACATGACTCGCCGAAATACTATCTTCAGTTGATTCACACAAATGGCCATATAATACTTTAACATTGTTGCTATCTATTAATGGTAAAGGCAAAACAGGAAGCTCCTGGTCATTTGTAGCATCTTCTTGAAGTAATAACTATAGAAAGACATAATggtttaataaaacaattagaaTTGATATAAGTTAAtggtattttaattttatatgtgcTAACTCACATtatgaatatgtaaaaattctCGTAGGAAAGCAGCTTGTTGCGGTGCCGGTTGTTTACTATTAgcattcaataatttttcaaatgccTTGACAGATTCTTGAACTTGCTTTAAAGAAGCGGCTTGCCTACCAATGGTAAAGTGTATATGATCTTCTGCTAATGACCATcctctattattatatacctaataatagtaaatgtATATGAATCTaccattataatattacattagaAAAAACATGTAATCAATATTACCTGATAAGCTTGTTGATAACATCTTAAAGAATGTTTCCTTTGGCCTGCTTTCGAGAATCTATGTCCAGCTAAGACTGCATGAAACGCATATTTCCTCATCATTTTCGGACCAATAAAACAATAAGCAGCTTGTTCGAGAAGTAAAGCAGAACGCAAATCAGAATCTTCGCTTGTCATACGAATTAACTGTTTTGCTGCTTCCCCATATAATCCACGACCCTTCAAGCATTCTGCACTGAGCAATGTTGCTCTCGTTGCAAATTGCGGCATCTTACAACTATTTGAATAAGTTAATATTGCATCATCCATATACTCGATTGTTTTTCGATTCATTTCACCTTGCATGAAAGCACTTAAACCAGCCATTTCTAGAGCACCTGCATAATAAAGCCATGCTTGATCGCCTGCAAAATCTCGTTTTGCGCTATGGTACGCTTGATAAGCAAGCGAATAATGACCAAATATAAAACACAAATCACCCAATCGACGCAATTGTAACTCAGAAGACTCTGCAGTGTAactgaaatttaaaataaattcaatatttgattatacggtaattgataaagaaaataaataaatgcatatatatataaagacatATAATAAGAACATACATCACAGCATTTAATGGAGCAGATCCTGGCGCTCCTGGCTTATTCGTACCGAATAATCTTCTTGTTGCACTAAAAAGTGATCTACTAACAccctttttatttgaaataacatCATTTAATAAACCAATTTGTTTCTCAACATATGGTAATAAACTCTTCAAACAAAATTCTGTTATAAGTGATCTCAGTCTTTCAAGATCTTGTGTAGATAATCGAGCACCATGCTGTGCAGCAATGTAATTTGGAGAATCTGCCCAAACATTGGCATTAATTGGAGAATTACTAGCTATATGAGCTTTAATATTAGTAGTAGAACTAATATTATGTAACTTGTCACTCTCTGGACTAAGAGGATGAATAGTTACGGACACTGCTTCTTGTCCAACTTCTAATTGCACATTACTAGGTTCTGACATTTCAGAAGAAAGACTAATTGTATCAGCTACATCTGGAGAAACTAACGTATTATTTTGTGGAACAACCGGTGTTCCAGCTTGACTTGATctgtaatagaataatatgATTAAAGATTTCAAAAGTGTTTCATGACAATTGTTTATCATGCAATATTTACTTCTCAGACTCTGTTGTGACTTCATTTGGCATAGCAGATACACCTCCTGTATCTGCTGGAGTACGTGGTGAACTATTTTGTTCGCTACCACTTGATAATTCTGTacgttttattagaaattgaCTCCAAGGATCCGGTAAGTGTGAATTATCATCAATTTGTCCTGGTGGTCGTGAATTCATTTGTAAAAGGAAACAATTATTAGCaccataaatatttttcatttctgtaAAAACACTCTCTGCCCTgtcaaagtaaataaatagaatatatattcaaatatagaagtaaataatatttattatattcataaaaaaataaaacaattactTGATCTTATCATCCAGTAAGGCATCATGTATTAGGATGTAATATCTTAATGCATTGTTATTAAACCACTTTGGTAATTTTCCAGGAATACTTTGGTGTAATTGTGAACCCATTACTTGTACTTTGTCTAAAGGATTATCATCTGCTGTTGAAACAATGATCATGCAAGCAAGAAAATGTCTTGTAAACTCATGATCAGAAGGAAACTGCACACTAAGAAACATTTCTCTCCATGCTTCAAACCATGGAACAGATAAAGGAATATCTAAATCAACTGTTCCAATACGAATAACAGTAGTACGTTCACACATTGCCGAACTAACAGCCTcattcaacatttttcttgcAATGCTAGATTCAGGTGGATGTGCATTAACATCTTGTATAGAAAGTCGAAGATTTCGAACGGTTACAATATTTCCTTGCGGATCTTTGAAATGTCCTAgaataatcgtataatatatataataaaacatttgtcATATAGACATAGTTGACATTCCAACATGTTTTGATAGAATTAGAAATTCTTTATAAccatattgtatataacaataatagtgAGATAACAAATaacttgtaattaaaaaattaggaAACACAAAaggtattcttttttcttaatttataaacATCATTACCTTCGGTATTTAACTTGCAGAATGGTTGCAAAAGTTCGACAAatgacaaattatttttctgacATGTTGCATCGGCAGCAGATGTGCATACTGCAGCAATTTGTGGCGAAAAGGTATTGCTGATAAATTCCCGTGGGGTTAACTTGCATTGAGCCATTACTATTtcttataatgattattataatttttttttaacgagcgaacaaatccttttttttattaagtacTACGAACACTACgatcatacacacatatttgcATTTATAATTACACTAGATCTACGCATTATTTTACGTGAATAAAAGTGACAGCGACGGAAGCAACATAGTACTTCGCTCGTAAGGATGAACATGTCTACCGGAATGAAACAGCTGTCTACcaaatattacgaatacatTAGATTTCAGAAAACGATCcatcatgttttttttttaatcatgttatattcttctctcttgacTTTACATCTTTGTTGAAAATGTAGTTTTATTGATGAATACAACCAACCCAGAGGGAATCAAACAGAGCAGACATTTCCATGAGACcgcaattttattattttccttaatataaatgatatttcgcGCCATCTACAAATTCATAACTCTTTTCACCAATCAAATTGGCGCTAAATATGAATCACTACTCGCGTCGTTGATTATTgataaatcaaatcaaataaacttcctgttttatttattttagaacttgacatagataaataaaaaaaagaaaaatatgtcaaTACGACTTTCTTTTGTCTTatctaaattttcaataattcgtcaatataaaagtatatattgaagataaaacgattatattatttgtaacataaataatactgatatcgaaatattacgtaatttatattttatcaacttatatcaaatttatacttatcaacagataatttttaatttttaatcacaTACGAGAACGTagtaatataagaaataataaagttcCAGACATTTAAccaatcaaattaataattcaaaccATGTGATTATTCAAAACATcacataaaaatttctattactaacatatgataaatataatcgtaatGAAATTACTTacacatttaaattattcatgtTTGATACGATATcctaataatattgttatacatattttttttatttttaatctatcaCAAAAAAGATTCTGCAATATGAAAGTAACAACCAATCACGTTTGAGCGTTAAGTAGTATATAACATCATGATGTTTATCGAGTATTGTGATTGGTCATACATATTGGCGCTTCTTCGTATTTATTGGTCGTATTTTTttgtacaataaaattatatttgtttatttgtgaaaagataatttcattaataatcattCGAATACactaagaaaaaattaatcaatagaaacttttatcgttttaatagaaagaaatgtataagCTTCTTCGTAGAGAATAATCAAAGATGGCGCCTAAAGCTATCGAAAAGGGACTACTTTCCTTCCGCTAAGTGCATTCTACGGTTGTGTATATAAGCGTAAGGAGAACTACTTTCAACGCCTCTTCCTCATTAAGAGTAGAGTTGTGTTCACGTGTGGTTGTGTCTCCTTTTTCCACAAAATAGGTCACACAACCCACTTCCATTCGTGAAATAACTCTCCTataaaaaaatccaaaaaaaaatataaaattgcaaaaaatacaaacaaaaaaatcgtaaaaccGTTGCTGAAAACCGCGATACCTAAATAAAgtgtggaaaaaaataataattgcttTACGAAGAGCGACGTGGTCTGAAGGCAAGCCATATTGAAAGAATCAAGGAAAACCAAAAAGCAGAgaaattttcatcgttaacGGCCCGTAAGACCAGGTAAACTATAAAAATGAATCCAGGAGCTCCAAACTACCCTATGGCTTCGCTTTATGTGGGAGATTTGCATACCGACATCACCGAGGCGATGCTGTTTGAAAAGTTTTCGTCGGCTGGCCCTGTACTTTCTATACGCGTCTGTCGTGATATGATTACCAGACGATCTCTTGGTTACGCTTATGTCAACTTTCAACAACCTGCTGATGGtgagtattttattattattaatcatacgcatgaaacaaacaacaaaattttcaCTTCCTCTTACCATCTTACCATGCTTTATTTATACGCTCATGGCACGTGCAATGCATTGTGCAAAGCCACCATATTGGATCTCGCAATACTTTGAATAATGGATGACGATTGAACGATTCATGCCGTCTATTCgacatttataatatcatttattctttaaaaatatattattttttaatgatatgccgagatgtataataatttttatcttttatgtttattaacaatctttttttgcTGCAAACTTATGATCTCCTGcaaatatttacgattttgTCTATTTATATGGAATTATTTCGCAGTTTAATGCTTTTGACATccaacattattaatatatgttttatattttagctGAACGTGCACTGGATACGATGAATTTTGATATGATTAAAGGGCGGCCTATAAGAATTATGTGGTCCCAACGTGACCCTTCCCTTCGGAAATCTGGTGTTGGAaatgttttcattaaaaatttagataaaaatatagacaATAAAGCAATGTACGATACATTTTCTGCTTTTGGTAATATACTTAGTTGCAAAGTTGCTCAAGATGAGTCAGGTGCATCTAAAGGATATGGTTTTGTTCATTTTGAAACCGAAGAAGCCGCTAACAAATCTATCGACAAAGTAAACGGAATGTTGTTAAACGGGAAGAAGGTaacatatcatttattatcatacttttcatcatattttatatttgtattattgctatttttaaatttttaggTTTATGTCGGTAAGTTCATCCCTCGCAAAGAACGTGAAAAAGAATTAGGAGAAAAAGCGAAGCTTTTTACCAatgtttatgtaaaaaattttggaGAAGACATGACcgatgataaattaaaagagatgTTTGAGAAATATGGGACCATCATCAGTCATAAAGTGATGAATAAAGATGACGGAAAATCTCGAGGTTTTGGTTTCGTCGCCTTTGAAGATCCTGATGCCGCTGAACAAGCTGTTTTGGaattaaatggaaaagaagTGGCAGAAGGAAAATGCATGTATGTAGGTAGAGCTCAAAAGAAGGCGGAACGTCAACaagaattaaagagaaagtttGAACAAATGAAGATAGAACGGTTAAACCGTTATCAAGGTGTTAATCTTTACGTAAAGAATTTGGATGACACCATTGACGATGAACGTCTACGAAAAGAATTTACACCTTTTGGAACTATTACCTCTGCAAAAGTCATGATGGAAGAAGGACGTAGCAAAGGATTTGGCTTTGTATGTTTTTCAGCCCCAGAAGAAGCAACTAAGGCTGTAACAGAAATGAACGGTCGTATAGTAGGTTCGAAACCGTTATACGTTGCTTTAGCTCAACGTAAAGAAGATCGTAAGGCTCATCTTGCCTCACAATATATGCAACGCATGGCTAACATGCGTATGCAACAAATGGGCCAAATATTTCAACCTGGTGGTGCTGGCAGTTATTATTTACCTACTATTCCTCAACCACAAAGATTTTATGGGCCAGCACAAATTTCACAGATTCGTGCGACACCCCGTTGGCCAGCACAACCAAATCAAGTACGACCCAATGCACAGACTGGTAGTTCAGGCTTTGCTGCTATGCAAGGACCATTCAGAGCTGCTCCTCGAGCTCCTGCTGCTCAAGCTGGTACTATGCGCAATACACTATCCGCCAGACCAATTACAGGTAACAAACTGTATAAATCTttgatgatttattaataagataatacattattttatcattattattattacttatcatcatcattatcatcataaaCATTACGAAGACTATGTATAGTCTTCGTAATATCTATGTTTGTATCATAAGTAAAATATCATCACGCAGAGAGTaaatcttaaatattaatttttatataggtCAACAAACGGTAGGTGGTGCAAACATGCAAGGACGTTCTATGGCTGGACAAGCAGTTGGGGTTTCTCCTCAAAGTCGTCCATCCAATTATAAGTACACTTCAAATATGCGCAATCCTCCGCAAGCAATGGCAGTTCCTGCTCAAGCTCCAGTCCAACAGGCAGTTCACATTCAAGGCCAAGAACCATTGACTGCCTCCATGTTAGCAGCTGCTCCTCCACAGGAGCAGAAACAAATGTTGGGAGAACGTTTGTTCCCGTTGATTCAATGCATGTACCCACAACTCACTGGGAAGATCACAGGAATGTTGTTAGAGATTGATAATTCGGAGCTCCTTCATATGTTGGAGCATAACGAATCATTGAAGGCCAAGGTTGAGGAGGCTGTGGCAGTACTGCAGGCTCATCAAGCCAAGCAGGCTGTGgcttcgaaaaaagaataaacgccATAAAAATTAAGCtgtcatttttatcgtatcattttaattatctttaattttttttctctttttttttctttctctcttttttgtcattttgCAATTAATCCTCAGTTTAAAAAATTCCTCCTAAAAAAGCTTTATGATGGCTTAAGCGATTGTTATGTAATGGCGAAAAACAACCAAGTTATATTTGAAAGCTAATATTGATCGCGAGAGGATTTTCTTCAagttttatgataataaatttttctttgatggTAGAAATCGActtgatttttattctatctccCTGGTTTTTTAATTGAATGTGTTGTATTAAGTGTATACGATCATGTATAATAacctttataattttcaattgaagtttcaaataaaaataaaacctaCTGTtgaaccttttttttttaagaattcaATGATACGATAACTTATgtattatagaaagaaaaagaaagaagaaaattgttatatacaaatatgaaaataaatgaacaaaatgCCTGCGATAGTTTTTATATGTGAAATGTTTTGAAATACGCGGCTTACAAGTAATTGTGATTGCAGAAAAAGTCTGAATTGTGATTGGTCAGTTGATCACGTGGTATTCTGCACTTGATGCATGATAGGTTAGTTTTTTCATCCGTGAAAGTGTGACGCAGCCCAAATATGATTTTCGACTGTACGATATAAACAGTGAAACGTGAAGGAGAAATGTCAAGTACGTAATTGTGGATTAGTCTATCGCAGAACACCGGGAGTGTAGagttttatagatttttgtaAGTAATTGTTGACGCAATTATCGGGAGAATTGAACTAAGCCGGTTAGTATTAatcttgtataataaatatatgacgAATTAGATATTAAGGTAGATAGATAAtcgtacacatatgtatgtatatatatatatatatatatatatatatatatatgtatatacatacatattatacgtatatatgtatacaatacaCATAATTACTTAAGTAGTTCAAGCACGATTGGTTGAAATCGTTTTGGAGAAATTACTGTAATTATCGCGAATAATATAggttaatttatcgaattgttaattaaaaattcaatagttACGAATAATTTCCTTGAgagatttgttcttttttttatttatactgatcgaaagaaattgatttctCTTCTCACGTACTTcgttggaaatattttctacgtcACGCTTTAATTTGTACGTAGCCTATTTAAGAGTTCGGTACAGATCATCAAAGGTGCGAGACAAATATGCGGCCTCAAATATGAAAGGaatgtattcatttatttattttttatgttttaatcattttctatgaaatttatttggcATCAACTATTTATTTTGTGTCATctcaatgattattaattattatatattttatataaattatatgtattcttttaattaattcgaaacgtATGGTCGATTAACGACACATTATGTAAAAGAATGATATTCTTCATTTGTTCAAgagaataattgttttattacccacgaattttctaatattttatttgtttaaaaaaagaatgtttataaataatatacaacatatatgcatatattatatatatatttgtatatcatTAAGGAATTAATGTTAAAGTCATTGCATATAAAAGACATTAAATGTAAAAGGAACGTTTAGACGGTCCTGATGATTAATTGCAAAAtgttatttctaaaatattttatttcatgtcattgtatgaataatttttgatatattagaaatataaatagacaaaatatatttcacagGTTTATAGTTTATGAGAGTTATAGACTCGATTGTTTTTgtgctttatatttttaatatatgaagCATTAAAAATGGATCGAGATAAGGTCATAGGAAACTTGCGAGCAGCATTATTATCTTCAAAAGGAGGGGTACTTATAGATGAAGTAAACCGTAagttaaagaattattaatacaatacgtagaatttgaaaatatattttctgattGATAACAtagttattttgttatataaatacaaagaaatatgttCATTCTAGGAgattttaaaacgattattgGTGAAAATATACCATATCGTAGGCTTGGATATCAATCTTTAGAGGCTTTCTTAAAATCAATATCTGGAATTAAAATTACTAATAAAGGTGGACAAACATATGTAGAAGCTTTACCTAATGAGAAATCTTCTCATCTTTCTAAACTAA from Vespula pensylvanica isolate Volc-1 chromosome 13, ASM1446617v1, whole genome shotgun sequence includes the following:
- the LOC122633831 gene encoding trafficking protein particle complex subunit 8, giving the protein MAQCKLTPREFISNTFSPQIAAVCTSAADATCQKNNLSFVELLQPFCKLNTEGHFKDPQGNIVTVRNLRLSIQDVNAHPPESSIARKMLNEAVSSAMCERTTVIRIGTVDLDIPLSVPWFEAWREMFLSVQFPSDHEFTRHFLACMIIVSTADDNPLDKVQVMGSQLHQSIPGKLPKWFNNNALRYYILIHDALLDDKIKAESVFTEMKNIYGANNCFLLQMNSRPPGQIDDNSHLPDPWSQFLIKRTELSSGSEQNSSPRTPADTGGVSAMPNEVTTESEKSSQAGTPVVPQNNTLVSPDVADTISLSSEMSEPSNVQLEVGQEAVSVTIHPLSPESDKLHNISSTTNIKAHIASNSPINANVWADSPNYIAAQHGARLSTQDLERLRSLITEFCLKSLLPYVEKQIGLLNDVISNKKGVSRSLFSATRRLFGTNKPGAPGSAPLNAVIYTAESSELQLRRLGDLCFIFGHYSLAYQAYHSAKRDFAGDQAWLYYAGALEMAGLSAFMQGEMNRKTIEYMDDAILTYSNSCKMPQFATRATLLSAECLKGRGLYGEAAKQLIRMTSEDSDLRSALLLEQAAYCFIGPKMMRKYAFHAVLAGHRFSKAGQRKHSLRCYQQAYQVYNNRGWSLAEDHIHFTIGRQAASLKQVQESVKAFEKLLNANSKQPAPQQAAFLREFLHIHNLLLQEDATNDQELPVLPLPLIDSNNVKVLYGHLCESTEDSISASHVSLDDEDTDDVRWSKMEEILITEAQGTQPMIFKPSIILYSSISNNTVKPNAVLNEPVHFSIELHNPLHISLPLSNVTLLWSFTSVNNTITNETNSETSESELVDTQVINSIMLHPVCKQRIVLSLTPKQVGQVKVLGLKYNMSNPVHATLDPLVMNPTIFVAGKRLFEIKGPKLKNIKEKPGIQMYAVDYRLEMNVIKKAPYIQIHFSKLSSEMFCGEIQKVEVTLKNIGNAPLTNIYVTCVNAKLFSLGNEDILDEHSLKKSNKAVTKILLPSDKNNILNVGDVHKMPLWIQAPHKKGSHRLDLLFYYENVDSESIPRHRLCRHTWHLEVLDSIQIKAIASRSAVFKDTLPTLNMKMSVKNMNQIHDTITNEISILAVSCQSDTWSIFRSSVLPSNIIVHPQEMFHLLFKLQKKFDNTAIFSNVSIIEDNKSDEISEIAYPFMNFVQKRYILPLDIHENAADMQLQLQEINQKDNDPLLNTMMMNSALIVRWKNKIIENGYVVRQAIGQHHIDMKYLNQVYKYPKEMQVEQSEYCGRLKIFGPDRNIPDLSITHNKEQFLGIDLQTNATMFCKNIITFSLSHLRQGEHNFRENRLCIIPVTMYIQNHLQSKIDVRINTIGTSSDTQLPSIKTQLYSPHASTNFRYICHSAINCCIESLAQNTIKLQAILSAPGTYNLAARIEVSVKIVNNREFIPQEWNMESICIMKNAAV
- the LOC122633835 gene encoding polyadenylate-binding protein 4-like; this encodes MNPGAPNYPMASLYVGDLHTDITEAMLFEKFSSAGPVLSIRVCRDMITRRSLGYAYVNFQQPADAERALDTMNFDMIKGRPIRIMWSQRDPSLRKSGVGNVFIKNLDKNIDNKAMYDTFSAFGNILSCKVAQDESGASKGYGFVHFETEEAANKSIDKVNGMLLNGKKVYVGKFIPRKEREKELGEKAKLFTNVYVKNFGEDMTDDKLKEMFEKYGTIISHKVMNKDDGKSRGFGFVAFEDPDAAEQAVLELNGKEVAEGKCMYVGRAQKKAERQQELKRKFEQMKIERLNRYQGVNLYVKNLDDTIDDERLRKEFTPFGTITSAKVMMEEGRSKGFGFVCFSAPEEATKAVTEMNGRIVGSKPLYVALAQRKEDRKAHLASQYMQRMANMRMQQMGQIFQPGGAGSYYLPTIPQPQRFYGPAQISQIRATPRWPAQPNQVRPNAQTGSSGFAAMQGPFRAAPRAPAAQAGTMRNTLSARPITGQQTVGGANMQGRSMAGQAVGVSPQSRPSNYKYTSNMRNPPQAMAVPAQAPVQQAVHIQGQEPLTASMLAAAPPQEQKQMLGERLFPLIQCMYPQLTGKITGMLLEIDNSELLHMLEHNESLKAKVEEAVAVLQAHQAKQAVASKKE